One Amycolatopsis sp. NBC_00355 genomic window carries:
- a CDS encoding alpha/beta hydrolase fold domain-containing protein: MRAEYRLGPETRAPGAAEDGYLAYTHLAGHAAELRIGPAGASSGGAPAAALMGATGGRRSRLAVPAPPDAGRPARDAVVLREQRRSRPHPRGHRPGWGRGPG, translated from the coding sequence ATGCGTGCGGAGTACCGGCTGGGTCCCGAGACCCGGGCTCCCGGCGCCGCCGAAGACGGTTACCTCGCCTACACCCACCTCGCCGGCCATGCTGCCGAGCTCCGGATCGGGCCGGCCGGGGCCAGCAGTGGCGGGGCACCGGCCGCCGCGCTCATGGGCGCGACCGGCGGGCGCCGCAGCCGACTCGCTGTCCCTGCTCCACCCGATGCCGGACGACCGGCTCGAGACGCCGTCGTGCTTCGAGAGCAGCGCCGAAGTCGTCCGCACCCGCGAGGACATCGGCCTGGCTGGGGCCGCGGTCCTGGGTGA